Proteins from a single region of Nitrososphaerota archaeon:
- a CDS encoding VWA domain-containing protein produces MNILEYAWTNFSSVSGVDQSKFRLILSESAPRPSVGLEGDGFVVKVPVPRREKEGVMSVQGLFADADDQGWATLWRLFRASLYHAAFHVSYGNLRPLAKWAKEKERFPAIFTISLLEDYRITLAARDRWPGTMTDVAYANAIAAMRMPDLDDIESRGLRTAAKLLVSLWGVSPAKGGRVDEDRELLALTEKARGMVENSVDNPEDPLLLKAADLVYKQFDKTVLPQIPAFPHTEAHSGDSLFRDHLEVKKGKGGAKLTGALAAIGVEGGTELPDEPEFKDTFAALQETYAKRQKVTDYYRKLLSSTRLNGVSFPDGDYAAFLRARAELAGPIRNIKNQLLAIKNVTDEEPGKLSGQVDMPMAMQVVASGSQRSDVFVREEAVLKDEAWGILVDASKSVSKSSMEIRGITTCLAEVASTVMRERSRWGLFGFNDALQVVKDFDEPYSIEAKSRIGGLSQKGGTYLPDALAVASRALNSRPIESKYLVVVSDGRPTGYAGIEEELLDKVKETGKMGIMLVGIGVESPEIKKYFKVNSVLNTPYEMMKFFTKAYMELSGVGEG; encoded by the coding sequence ATGAACATCTTAGAGTACGCCTGGACGAACTTCTCCAGCGTCTCGGGGGTGGACCAGAGCAAGTTCAGGCTGATACTCAGCGAGTCGGCGCCGAGGCCGTCGGTCGGGCTCGAGGGGGACGGGTTCGTCGTCAAGGTCCCGGTCCCCCGGAGGGAAAAGGAGGGGGTAATGTCCGTGCAGGGGCTCTTCGCGGACGCCGACGACCAGGGGTGGGCGACGCTCTGGCGCCTCTTCCGGGCCTCGCTCTACCACGCGGCGTTCCACGTCAGCTATGGGAACCTCAGACCCCTGGCGAAGTGGGCGAAGGAGAAGGAGCGCTTCCCCGCGATATTCACCATCTCGCTCCTCGAGGACTACCGCATCACCCTCGCCGCCCGGGACAGATGGCCCGGGACCATGACAGACGTGGCTTACGCCAACGCCATCGCCGCCATGAGGATGCCGGACCTCGACGACATAGAGAGCAGGGGGCTGAGGACCGCGGCCAAGCTCCTCGTCTCGCTCTGGGGGGTGTCGCCTGCGAAGGGAGGGCGGGTCGACGAGGACAGGGAGTTGCTCGCGCTCACCGAGAAGGCGCGCGGCATGGTGGAGAACTCGGTAGACAATCCCGAGGACCCTCTCCTGTTGAAGGCTGCAGACCTCGTCTACAAGCAGTTCGACAAGACGGTCCTCCCGCAGATCCCCGCCTTCCCCCACACCGAGGCCCACTCGGGAGACTCGCTCTTCCGGGACCACCTCGAGGTGAAGAAGGGGAAGGGCGGGGCGAAGCTGACGGGGGCTCTGGCGGCCATCGGGGTGGAGGGCGGGACAGAGCTGCCTGACGAGCCTGAGTTCAAGGACACCTTCGCGGCCCTCCAGGAGACCTACGCGAAGAGGCAGAAGGTCACGGACTACTACAGGAAGCTGCTCTCCAGCACCAGGCTCAACGGCGTGTCCTTCCCCGACGGGGACTACGCGGCGTTCCTCAGGGCGAGGGCCGAGCTGGCAGGGCCGATCCGGAACATCAAGAACCAGCTCCTCGCCATCAAGAACGTCACCGACGAAGAGCCGGGGAAGCTGAGCGGCCAGGTGGACATGCCCATGGCGATGCAGGTGGTCGCCTCCGGCTCCCAGAGGTCTGACGTATTCGTCAGGGAGGAGGCGGTACTGAAGGACGAGGCCTGGGGGATACTGGTGGACGCGAGCAAGAGCGTGTCGAAGTCGTCCATGGAGATACGAGGGATAACGACCTGCCTCGCGGAGGTGGCGTCCACCGTCATGAGGGAGAGGAGCAGGTGGGGGCTCTTTGGCTTCAACGATGCGCTGCAGGTGGTGAAGGACTTCGACGAGCCCTACTCCATCGAGGCGAAGTCGAGGATCGGGGGGCTCTCTCAGAAGGGGGGGACCTACCTCCCCGACGCCCTGGCGGTCGCGTCGAGGGCGCTGAACTCGAGGCCCATAGAGAGCAAGTATCTCGTGGTGGTGTCAGACGGCCGTCCGACGGGGTACGCGGGGATCGAGGAAGAGCTGCTGGACAAGGTCAAGGAGACCGGGAAGATGGGGATAATGCTCGTCGGGATAGGGGTGGAGAGCCCCGAGATCAAGAAGTACTTCAAGGTCAACTCGGTCCTCAACACCCCCTACGAGATGATGAAGTTCTTCACCAAGGCGTACATGGAGCTCTCCGGGGTAGGGGAGGGGTGA
- a CDS encoding AAA family ATPase produces the protein MGPSLQALVPKGTPGYVEHGENYVERIMRALYHFKQCALIGPSGTGKTHITYLVAELAGLPLWEINCGLQTSVYDLFGRFVGLGKENWVDGQIVSWCRYGGILYLDEANMMKQDIATRLNPILDTRGHMVLNERDNEVIPRHPNGYVIISMNPYSAEFAGTKPLNAAFRRRMTVWIDFDYLSVGSKVAPDEVEMIAQRAKIDSPVAEKLVRVAAEIRRQYKTGDLPYAPSVGDLINWGTLVADGLSPATAAEETIIALTADDPEVQNNVRRVVRMVVGDAKAGAK, from the coding sequence ATGGGCCCCTCGCTGCAGGCGCTCGTCCCGAAGGGGACCCCCGGCTACGTGGAGCACGGAGAGAACTACGTGGAGCGGATAATGCGCGCCCTCTACCACTTCAAGCAGTGCGCGCTGATCGGGCCCTCGGGTACGGGGAAGACCCACATCACGTACCTCGTCGCGGAGCTCGCGGGGCTCCCTCTCTGGGAGATCAACTGCGGGCTGCAGACGTCCGTGTACGACCTCTTCGGCAGGTTCGTCGGCCTCGGAAAGGAGAACTGGGTGGACGGCCAGATAGTGTCCTGGTGCAGGTACGGAGGGATACTCTACCTGGACGAGGCGAACATGATGAAGCAGGACATCGCCACCAGGCTCAACCCCATCCTCGACACCAGAGGGCACATGGTCCTCAACGAGAGGGACAACGAGGTGATCCCGAGGCACCCGAACGGGTACGTCATAATCAGCATGAACCCCTACTCGGCGGAGTTCGCGGGGACCAAGCCGCTCAACGCGGCCTTCAGGCGCAGGATGACCGTCTGGATTGACTTCGACTATCTGAGCGTCGGGAGCAAGGTCGCCCCTGACGAGGTCGAGATGATCGCTCAGAGGGCCAAGATAGACAGCCCGGTCGCGGAGAAGCTCGTCAGGGTGGCGGCTGAGATCAGGCGCCAGTACAAGACCGGAGACCTCCCCTACGCCCCCTCCGTGGGCGACCTCATCAACTGGGGGACCCTGGTCGCCGACGGACTGTCCCCCGCGACCGCGGCGGAGGAGACCATCATCGCGCTAACGGCCGACGACCCCGAGGTCCAGAACAACGTGAGAAGGGTCGTCAGGATGGTCGTCGGCGACGCCAAAGCCGGGGCAAAATGA
- a CDS encoding class I SAM-dependent methyltransferase, with the protein MTMPHEDEFARILLSDERRKWQDPLKILKAMGVGRGMTVADLACGPGFFTLPLASLVGEGGVVYAVDASKTMLDHLRATMAESGTGRKAVKVIQSDVSDTGIPSGSVDVVLFANVLHDLEDKRAFFAEVKRICKPGAAVVDVDWKKARMDKGPPYEIRLTEAMARKILADNGLPAVGSFDAGPYHYGLACRR; encoded by the coding sequence GTGACGATGCCGCACGAAGACGAGTTCGCGCGCATCCTCCTCTCCGACGAAAGGAGGAAGTGGCAGGACCCGCTGAAGATTTTGAAGGCCATGGGGGTCGGGAGAGGGATGACCGTGGCCGATCTCGCGTGCGGCCCTGGGTTCTTCACCCTGCCGCTGGCTTCGCTGGTCGGAGAGGGCGGGGTCGTCTATGCGGTCGACGCAAGCAAGACGATGCTTGACCACCTGCGCGCGACGATGGCAGAGTCGGGCACAGGTCGCAAGGCGGTCAAGGTCATACAGTCAGACGTCTCCGACACAGGCATCCCGTCAGGCTCCGTGGACGTCGTGCTCTTCGCCAACGTCTTGCACGACCTGGAGGACAAGCGCGCTTTCTTCGCAGAGGTGAAGCGCATCTGCAAGCCTGGGGCTGCGGTCGTGGACGTAGACTGGAAGAAGGCAAGGATGGACAAGGGTCCTCCTTACGAGATCAGGCTGACGGAAGCAATGGCACGGAAGATCCTGGCTGACAACGGCCTCCCCGCCGTGGGGTCGTTCGACGCGGGGCCTTATCACTACGGCCTCGCATGCCGGCGCTGA
- a CDS encoding class I SAM-dependent methyltransferase — protein MTMVGTRSEGSGQGSALHQEGVVRILMASCGGAATTCPTCSEGDRHVPLLLMDNLIRRLASSPSKFAEKHVAPGQVVADLGSGSGFYALPMARRVGASGKVFAVDFDAKAVKALSTKAEGLNLGAVVDARVGSAAQLGFIPDASTDFVLGSGLLCCMADHGGAVGEIKRILKPGGRAYLSVTKAFRKSDPRAVSREEWRKILAEFEVLEGKDGLASRWALVTRRDRSSRATEGGAPAEEAPSAGGAK, from the coding sequence GTGACGATGGTTGGGACGCGGTCTGAAGGCTCTGGACAGGGGAGCGCCCTGCACCAGGAAGGCGTGGTCCGGATTTTGATGGCATCCTGCGGGGGGGCGGCCACAACCTGCCCGACCTGCTCCGAAGGGGACCGGCACGTCCCTCTCCTGTTGATGGACAACCTCATCCGCCGCCTGGCGAGCTCACCCTCGAAGTTCGCGGAAAAGCACGTCGCGCCGGGGCAGGTCGTCGCGGACCTGGGGTCGGGGTCGGGGTTCTATGCCCTGCCTATGGCCCGAAGGGTGGGGGCTTCAGGGAAGGTCTTCGCCGTGGACTTCGACGCGAAGGCGGTCAAGGCCCTGTCGACGAAGGCCGAAGGGCTCAACCTCGGCGCCGTCGTGGACGCCCGAGTAGGCTCGGCAGCGCAGCTCGGTTTCATCCCTGACGCTTCGACCGACTTCGTGCTCGGCAGCGGACTTCTCTGCTGCATGGCAGACCACGGAGGCGCCGTCGGCGAGATCAAGCGCATACTGAAGCCGGGCGGGAGGGCATATCTCAGCGTCACGAAGGCGTTCAGGAAGAGCGACCCACGCGCCGTCTCGCGGGAGGAGTGGCGGAAGATTCTTGCAGAGTTCGAGGTCTTGGAGGGGAAAGACGGGCTGGCGAGCAGATGGGCGCTGGTGACAAGGCGCGACCGAAGCTCGCGGGCGACGGAGGGAGGCGCGCCCGCGGAGGAAGCGCCGTCGGCCGGAGGGGCGAAGTGA
- a CDS encoding GNAT family N-acetyltransferase, producing MKTLGRKSSEVSHRGELGIAVGAGHRGKGVGSALLRSTLERCKGKLEIVEPTVFSKNEAAKRLYGRSGFEKYGARPSSVKRGNVYLEEDLVRLEL from the coding sequence GTGAAGACTCTTGGACGGAAAAGCTCCGAGGTCTCCCACAGGGGAGAGCTCGGGATAGCTGTGGGCGCGGGCCACAGGGGGAAGGGGGTCGGGAGCGCCCTGCTGCGGTCGACCCTCGAAAGGTGCAAGGGGAAGCTGGAGATCGTGGAGCCGACGGTCTTCTCGAAGAACGAAGCTGCCAAGAGGCTCTATGGGAGGTCCGGCTTCGAGAAATACGGGGCGAGACCTTCATCCGTCAAGAGGGGGAACGTGTACCTCGAAGAAGACCTGGTGCGCCTGGAGCTGTGA
- a CDS encoding CBS domain-containing protein, protein MTGLLRLNEAVPELFGRVVPTVEQGTFNVIAGTLLDIPRREVLLISSTDDGVRYLSRGGKWMAFAGYPLLEMMLATEPKDLYRLLFQPCESASVFLDPVRSDGVAAVLDAFQRTRFGYALVESAESFGMVTLADALLLYQEGLFSTGLRLRDVASSPVFSLPGSASLREAVRQLFRRRVRRVRVEGSNRFVSDREILAYLFSPARLRTVKDAPEKMLEATLQDAGGTEAVEADGGARVKNAADAIKPGSGVCLTVEGGAGVVTPWDLVMKPWEAGELKMARGARP, encoded by the coding sequence TTGACGGGTCTGCTACGGCTGAATGAAGCGGTCCCCGAGCTGTTCGGAAGGGTGGTCCCTACCGTGGAGCAGGGGACGTTCAATGTGATCGCCGGGACGCTGCTCGACATCCCAAGACGGGAAGTTCTCCTGATATCCAGCACAGACGATGGGGTCAGGTACCTGAGCAGGGGCGGGAAGTGGATGGCGTTTGCGGGATACCCTCTCCTCGAAATGATGCTCGCGACCGAGCCGAAGGACCTGTATCGGCTCCTCTTTCAACCGTGCGAGAGCGCGTCGGTCTTCCTCGATCCCGTCAGGTCAGACGGGGTAGCCGCCGTGCTCGACGCGTTCCAGAGGACGAGGTTTGGGTACGCTCTGGTCGAGTCTGCCGAATCCTTCGGGATGGTCACGCTCGCCGACGCCCTCCTCTTGTACCAGGAAGGCCTCTTTAGCACCGGCCTCCGGCTGCGTGACGTGGCCTCTTCGCCCGTCTTCTCTCTTCCCGGCAGCGCCAGCCTCAGGGAAGCCGTCCGCCAGCTCTTCAGGAGGAGGGTGAGGCGGGTCCGCGTCGAGGGCTCGAACCGCTTCGTATCCGACAGGGAGATCCTCGCCTACCTCTTCAGCCCGGCGCGGCTCCGCACCGTCAAAGACGCTCCGGAGAAGATGCTGGAGGCGACGCTGCAGGATGCAGGCGGCACGGAAGCGGTCGAGGCCGACGGCGGCGCACGGGTGAAGAATGCGGCAGACGCCATCAAACCAGGAAGCGGCGTCTGCCTGACTGTCGAAGGAGGCGCGGGGGTCGTCACTCCGTGGGACCTGGTGATGAAGCCTTGGGAGGCAGGAGAGCTGAAGATGGCAAGGGGCGCCCGACCGTGA
- a CDS encoding TIGR04084 family radical SAM/SPASM domain-containing protein, translated as MHYHVILTKECNLLCRYCGGGSDTPPKEIQYSMSDLRSFLSQDSDPVIEFYGGEPLLRTGSMQAMMEEVPGRFVLQTNGTLLDGVDPRYLSKLSTVLVSIDGKEDVTDGQRGKGVYRRAVRNSELIRTRGFKGDLVARMTVVQGTDIRENVRHLLDLRLFDHVHWQLDFGMFWEAGLQTEPNIRGWLDEYNSGISSLVNWWVDEMERTGKVEGLVPFMGVMRTLLTGERSALRCGSGLDFFSIMPDGRISACPVSVDFDFSVVGSIFKNTPASLANIATVGEPCASCDILGVCGGRCLFVNRSQHLLRQDGYPLICSTVRHLVKELRAAQPRVEALVEGGIVGLSDLRYPGFNNGCEIIP; from the coding sequence ATGCACTACCACGTTATCCTTACCAAGGAGTGCAACCTCCTCTGCAGGTATTGCGGAGGCGGTAGCGACACCCCCCCAAAGGAGATCCAGTACTCGATGTCCGACCTCAGGTCGTTCCTGTCGCAGGACAGCGACCCTGTCATCGAGTTCTACGGCGGGGAGCCCCTCCTCCGGACAGGGAGCATGCAGGCGATGATGGAAGAGGTCCCCGGGCGATTCGTGCTGCAGACCAACGGCACCCTTCTCGACGGGGTCGACCCGAGATACCTCTCGAAGCTCAGCACCGTCCTCGTCTCGATAGACGGGAAGGAGGACGTGACGGACGGGCAAAGGGGGAAGGGGGTCTATCGGCGCGCCGTCCGCAACTCTGAGCTGATCAGGACGAGGGGGTTCAAGGGAGACCTGGTGGCAAGGATGACGGTGGTCCAGGGGACTGACATCAGGGAGAACGTCCGCCATCTTCTAGACCTGCGGCTGTTCGACCATGTCCACTGGCAGCTCGACTTCGGGATGTTCTGGGAGGCCGGGCTTCAGACGGAACCTAACATCCGCGGGTGGCTCGATGAGTACAACTCAGGGATCTCCTCCCTCGTCAACTGGTGGGTGGACGAGATGGAGCGGACGGGCAAGGTGGAGGGCCTGGTCCCGTTCATGGGCGTGATGAGAACGCTGCTCACCGGCGAAAGGTCTGCCCTGCGATGCGGCTCGGGGCTCGACTTCTTCTCGATCATGCCGGACGGGAGAATCTCCGCCTGCCCTGTCTCCGTCGACTTCGACTTCTCCGTGGTGGGGTCCATATTCAAGAACACCCCCGCGTCTCTGGCCAACATCGCAACGGTGGGGGAACCATGCGCATCCTGCGACATACTCGGCGTCTGCGGGGGGAGGTGCCTGTTCGTCAACAGGTCGCAGCACCTGCTGCGCCAGGACGGCTATCCCCTCATCTGCTCGACCGTGAGACACCTGGTGAAGGAGCTCAGAGCGGCTCAGCCGCGGGTCGAGGCACTCGTCGAGGGAGGGATAGTGGGGCTCTCTGACCTTCGGTATCCCGGCTTCAACAACGGCTGCGAAATCATACCGTAG
- a CDS encoding type IV pilin — protein sequence MNVSQKKAVSPIIATLLLIAITVAAGVIVYVFVTGLSGNLTKQGGNQLTEQVTVESYDFQSTNFLTVYLSNTGTSAVTLSSVYFNGAPAQFYGSCGTSVSATTGYATSSSGSTAVISVNSGSTSVAATTNGTWPTTVPAPQSAQSSCQLNLFDLGNVSAGTSYQVKIVTADGGITPYNVVAGSSS from the coding sequence ATGAACGTCTCGCAGAAGAAGGCGGTCTCGCCCATCATCGCCACGCTGCTGCTCATAGCTATCACCGTGGCTGCGGGGGTCATCGTATACGTGTTCGTGACTGGGCTCTCAGGGAACCTGACGAAGCAGGGGGGGAACCAGCTGACGGAGCAGGTGACCGTCGAGTCCTATGACTTCCAGTCAACCAACTTCCTGACGGTCTATCTCAGCAACACGGGGACGTCGGCCGTGACATTATCGTCGGTGTACTTCAACGGGGCGCCGGCGCAGTTCTACGGGAGCTGCGGGACTTCGGTTTCAGCGACTACAGGGTACGCGACTAGCAGCTCGGGTTCCACCGCGGTGATTTCTGTGAATAGCGGCAGCACCTCAGTCGCCGCGACTACCAACGGCACTTGGCCAACCACCGTTCCAGCTCCACAGTCGGCCCAGAGCTCCTGCCAGCTCAACCTCTTCGACTTGGGTAACGTCTCGGCAGGCACCTCCTACCAGGTTAAGATTGTCACGGCAGACGGCGGCATCACGCCGTACAACGTGGTTGCAGGGAGCTCGAGCTAG